In Tindallia magadiensis, one DNA window encodes the following:
- the atpC gene encoding ATP synthase F1 subunit epsilon, with protein sequence MANKLHLEVISPDEVFWDDEVDTAVVRTIEGDVGLMNEHLPMVSPLIVGRIKIVKDGEAREASCAEGVLKIRGNRALVITSAVEWVDEIDIERARKAKERAEQRLEAKKNDVDLDRANIAMTKALNRIKHYERLEK encoded by the coding sequence ATGGCTAACAAATTACATCTTGAAGTTATCTCGCCAGACGAAGTTTTTTGGGATGATGAAGTTGACACAGCGGTTGTTCGGACCATTGAAGGTGATGTTGGATTAATGAATGAACATTTGCCGATGGTATCACCTTTAATTGTCGGGCGTATAAAGATTGTGAAAGATGGAGAAGCCAGAGAAGCCTCTTGTGCGGAAGGGGTACTGAAAATCCGTGGAAACCGGGCACTTGTTATTACCAGTGCGGTAGAATGGGTAGATGAAATAGACATAGAGCGGGCCAGAAAAGCGAAAGAACGAGCAGAACAGCGCTTAGAAGCGAAAAAGAATGATGTTGATTTGGATCGGGCAAATATTGCGATGACAAAAGCTCTTAATCGAATTAAGCATTATGAAAGATTAGAAAAATAA
- a CDS encoding NusG domain II-containing protein, whose amino-acid sequence MTKIMKPGDYVLILFVVLASAGAFFAIPQLLTETADQKMIIVTMDGEEIHRFPLEDQEEAYFIDFPFNYQGEEYTGRLEVDEGAVRLHRLPEEIVPLSIHADMGWISETYQMIVSLPIRMYVSLEIEEGKKAHPDIDIFAY is encoded by the coding sequence GTGACTAAAATAATGAAACCAGGCGACTACGTGTTAATCCTTTTTGTCGTTTTGGCCAGTGCCGGTGCCTTTTTTGCTATCCCTCAATTGCTGACAGAAACGGCTGATCAAAAGATGATTATTGTGACAATGGATGGTGAAGAGATTCATCGTTTTCCGTTAGAAGATCAGGAGGAAGCCTATTTTATTGATTTTCCATTCAATTACCAGGGCGAAGAATATACAGGTAGACTGGAAGTGGATGAAGGAGCTGTTCGTTTACATCGCTTACCGGAGGAGATTGTACCTCTATCGATCCATGCGGATATGGGGTGGATTAGCGAAACCTATCAGATGATTGTATCACTTCCTATAAGAATGTATGTCAGTTTAGAAATTGAAGAAGGAAAGAAAGCACATCCGGATATTGATATTTTTGCTTATTAA
- the mreB gene encoding rod shape-determining protein, with the protein MGFSPDIGIDLGTASVLVFVKGKGIVLQEPSVVAIDKYTNNVLAVGREARRMLGRTPGNIVAIRPLKDGVISDYEITEKMLKYFIQKTIGKKLFFKPKIIVCVPSGVTEVEKRAVIDATNEAGARTTYLIEEPIAAAIGAGLDITQPVGHMIVDIGGGTTDVAVISLGGIVVSNSIKIAGDKFDEAIIRYMRKTHNIMIGERTAEELKINIGGAIKRDEAVTMHVRGRNLVSGLPVNIEITSEEIMDALEENIASIADAIHSVLERTPPEMASDIADQGVIMTGGGALLYGLDEYVQNRMGIPVTVAEDAISCVAKGTGKALNSIHVLAQARGQRSRQER; encoded by the coding sequence ATGGGATTTTCTCCAGATATTGGGATTGATTTAGGAACGGCTAGTGTATTGGTTTTTGTAAAGGGAAAGGGCATTGTATTACAGGAGCCGTCTGTAGTGGCCATTGACAAATATACGAATAATGTATTAGCCGTTGGGCGAGAAGCCAGAAGAATGTTGGGAAGAACCCCTGGTAATATAGTTGCGATTCGTCCTTTAAAGGATGGCGTTATTTCAGACTATGAAATAACTGAAAAAATGTTAAAATATTTTATTCAGAAAACCATTGGTAAAAAATTATTTTTTAAGCCTAAAATCATTGTTTGTGTTCCCAGTGGGGTTACAGAAGTTGAAAAAAGAGCGGTAATTGATGCTACCAATGAAGCGGGAGCCAGAACAACCTATCTGATTGAAGAACCGATTGCGGCCGCCATTGGAGCTGGACTAGACATTACACAACCAGTAGGTCATATGATTGTTGATATTGGTGGCGGAACAACAGATGTGGCAGTGATCTCTCTCGGAGGCATTGTGGTGAGCAATTCCATTAAAATTGCCGGTGATAAGTTTGACGAAGCCATTATCAGGTATATGCGAAAAACCCACAATATTATGATTGGTGAAAGAACAGCCGAAGAACTGAAAATAAATATAGGTGGAGCGATTAAAAGAGACGAAGCCGTTACCATGCATGTCCGTGGAAGAAACTTGGTTTCAGGATTACCAGTAAACATTGAAATAACCAGTGAAGAAATCATGGATGCTTTAGAAGAAAATATTGCAAGCATTGCTGATGCTATTCATTCTGTATTGGAAAGAACACCGCCGGAAATGGCATCGGATATTGCTGATCAAGGCGTTATTATGACTGGTGGAGGAGCTTTGCTATACGGATTAGATGAATATGTTCAAAACCGAATGGGAATTCCTGTAACCGTAGCCGAAGATGCCATTAGCTGTGTGGCAAAGGGGACTGGAAAAGCACTTAATTCCATTCATGTGCTGGCACAGGCAAGAGGGCAGAGAAGTCGGCAGGAAAGGTAA
- a CDS encoding flagellar hook-basal body protein produces MFRGMYNAVSGMQTAEKRLDAASNNMANVNTSGYKRDMVVTEAFPEVLISKINATEPAFPHSRNLEVEVEEVNGGYQLSTAGGFFAAATRTGISYNKTTAFARDENGFLRTYERDSTGEITTRYGNRILDATGRPVQVENEAFEIDPLGRVIDNGQVVANLVRRTGGNVIGTMNAGVRMEKFATDFTQASLEQTESPLDLALKGSGFFMVYDPEDPEADPLFTRAGHFTLTDNGDLITPSGHFLASVNETSLMVDGEDFQVRPDGTVLVDGEVRDQISIVNFANTQDLRKVGNNLYQFEDRYEPEEIPFEGQVLQGFIEGSNVEAVDQMVEMINVMRAYESNQKVVQTYDEMLQRAVNDIGRG; encoded by the coding sequence ATGTTCAGAGGAATGTATAATGCTGTATCTGGGATGCAAACAGCCGAGAAGCGCTTAGATGCAGCTTCTAATAATATGGCTAATGTAAACACTTCTGGATATAAAAGGGACATGGTGGTGACGGAGGCGTTTCCGGAAGTGCTGATTAGTAAAATCAACGCAACAGAACCCGCTTTTCCTCATAGTCGGAATCTAGAAGTGGAAGTGGAAGAAGTGAATGGTGGCTACCAACTTTCGACAGCCGGTGGTTTTTTTGCAGCCGCTACTCGTACAGGTATTAGTTACAATAAAACGACGGCTTTTGCGAGAGATGAAAATGGTTTTCTCCGAACCTATGAAAGGGATTCTACGGGGGAAATTACTACTAGGTATGGAAATCGAATTTTAGATGCAACCGGAAGACCGGTACAGGTGGAAAACGAAGCCTTTGAGATTGATCCTCTTGGCCGGGTCATTGACAACGGACAGGTAGTAGCTAATTTAGTAAGAAGAACTGGCGGTAATGTTATTGGTACGATGAACGCTGGTGTTAGAATGGAAAAGTTTGCAACGGATTTTACGCAAGCATCCTTAGAACAAACAGAAAGTCCTCTTGATCTAGCGTTGAAAGGTTCTGGTTTTTTTATGGTATATGATCCGGAAGATCCAGAAGCTGATCCACTATTTACCAGAGCTGGTCATTTTACATTAACAGATAATGGTGATTTGATAACGCCTTCAGGCCACTTTTTAGCCAGCGTAAATGAAACATCCTTAATGGTAGATGGAGAAGATTTCCAGGTGAGACCAGACGGGACTGTTTTAGTAGACGGAGAAGTTCGTGATCAAATTTCTATTGTTAACTTTGCTAACACTCAAGACCTTAGAAAAGTAGGAAATAATCTTTATCAATTCGAAGACAGGTATGAGCCGGAAGAGATTCCTTTTGAAGGTCAGGTGTTGCAAGGTTTTATTGAAGGATCTAATGTGGAAGCTGTCGATCAGATGGTTGAAATGATCAACGTGATGAGAGCTTATGAATCAAATCAAAAGGTTGTGCAGACCTATGACGAAATGCTGCAACGTGCGGTGAATGATATTGGAAGAGGATAG
- the flgG gene encoding flagellar basal-body rod protein FlgG → MRALWSAATGMKSQQLNMDTISNNLSNVNTTAYKKQKLEFQDLLYSNIRRNHLVEGEGSPVHLQMGHGVRPVATSRLFMQGSMENTDNPLDVALQGPGFFEVEGPGGELYYTRDGSFKLSVDGDELALVTSDGYFVMSEFDDMIAFGEEFGQLSISESGMITAENEDGEIEELGTLKVVQFLNPQGLEAKGQNLFQPTAASGEAIPEDNEEMETRIRQNYLETSNVQIVDEMVRMIMAQRAYETNSKAIQTSDEMMSLANNVKR, encoded by the coding sequence ATGAGAGCATTATGGTCAGCGGCAACAGGTATGAAATCCCAACAATTAAATATGGATACGATTTCAAACAATTTATCCAATGTAAACACTACTGCCTATAAAAAACAAAAACTGGAGTTTCAGGATTTATTATATAGTAATATTCGTCGAAATCATTTGGTAGAAGGTGAAGGTAGTCCGGTTCATCTTCAGATGGGTCACGGGGTAAGGCCTGTTGCAACTTCCCGTTTATTTATGCAGGGGAGTATGGAAAATACGGACAATCCTTTAGATGTTGCGCTTCAAGGACCAGGTTTTTTTGAAGTGGAAGGACCGGGAGGAGAACTCTATTACACAAGAGATGGTTCCTTTAAGCTAAGCGTTGATGGTGATGAGCTGGCACTGGTCACATCAGACGGATATTTTGTGATGTCTGAATTTGATGATATGATTGCTTTTGGCGAAGAGTTCGGACAGTTGAGTATTTCAGAAAGTGGTATGATTACGGCCGAAAATGAAGATGGTGAAATCGAAGAGCTGGGAACATTGAAAGTGGTTCAATTCTTAAATCCTCAAGGCTTGGAAGCAAAAGGGCAGAATTTGTTTCAGCCGACGGCTGCTTCTGGGGAAGCGATTCCAGAGGATAATGAGGAAATGGAAACAAGAATCCGCCAAAACTATCTTGAAACCTCAAACGTTCAGATTGTTGATGAAATGGTTCGGATGATTATGGCCCAAAGAGCTTATGAAACAAATTCTAAAGCCATACAGACCTCTGATGAAATGATGAGCTTGGCGAATAACGTAAAAAGATAG
- a CDS encoding rod-binding protein, whose protein sequence is MMINEAMMRVQYQNSQPSVSSEKDMDSKEKERLMAACREFESIFLHMMIRQMRDTVPDNSLIEKSHAREIFEDLHDEELAKNMAKGQGIGLAQQMYQQLSRHVEPVKEQEESV, encoded by the coding sequence ATGATGATTAATGAAGCGATGATGCGTGTTCAATATCAAAATAGTCAACCGTCCGTCAGTTCAGAAAAAGATATGGATTCTAAAGAGAAAGAAAGGCTTATGGCCGCATGCCGGGAGTTTGAGTCTATTTTTCTACATATGATGATTCGGCAGATGCGTGATACGGTTCCAGATAATTCGTTGATAGAAAAAAGTCATGCCCGTGAAATATTTGAAGATCTTCATGATGAAGAACTGGCAAAAAATATGGCTAAAGGGCAGGGGATAGGTCTGGCACAACAGATGTATCAGCAACTTTCCCGACATGTTGAACCTGTGAAAGAACAGGAAGAATCCGTATAA
- a CDS encoding phospho-sugar mutase, with the protein MDKNIIEKYEKWKNDPYFDKKTQEELIAIDGNEKEIEDRFFQDLAFGTGGLRGVIGAGTNRMNIYTIRKAAQGLADYIKSHGDTAAARGVVIAHDCRHFSREFTLEAASVLAGNHIKTYIFDDLRPTPELSFALRELEAIAGIVVTASHNPPEYNGFKVYWEDGAQVATETAEAIMESINQVEEMSQIKQMPQKEAIEKELQEILGKEMDKKYMDAVLGQSLRKDGIQRMADGFKVVYTPLHGTGTYLVPEVLRRAGFKQVITEPKQSVPDPDFSTVKSPNPEEKEAFTLAIQLAEKEKADLIIGTDPDGDRVGALVKDHEGNYQVLTGNQTGALLVEYILRSRQELESLPSNSLIVKTIVTSEMGTKIAENYGVDVENTLTGFKYIGDRIKYYEEKGSKTFLMGWEESYGYLVGTYARDKDAIVAALLIAEMAAVYALEGKTLYDALLQLYQEYGTYRETLKSITLKGKDGMERITTIMNHLRSEAPNHLGKDSIETIEDYKKMPGFPSSNVIKLMMNREEWVCLRPSGTEPKLKIYAAAKGVSIQKTDEKLQQWVEEIEKMIARI; encoded by the coding sequence GTGGATAAAAATATCATAGAAAAGTACGAAAAATGGAAAAATGATCCTTACTTTGACAAAAAAACACAAGAAGAATTGATTGCTATTGATGGGAATGAAAAAGAAATTGAAGATCGTTTTTTTCAGGATCTGGCTTTTGGTACAGGTGGTCTCAGAGGAGTTATTGGCGCCGGTACTAACCGGATGAATATTTATACCATTCGAAAGGCAGCACAAGGACTGGCTGATTACATAAAGTCTCACGGCGATACGGCGGCTGCGAGAGGTGTTGTAATAGCTCATGATTGTCGTCATTTTTCCCGGGAATTCACTTTGGAGGCCGCATCTGTTTTGGCGGGGAATCATATAAAAACCTATATTTTTGACGATTTAAGACCAACACCGGAGCTGTCTTTTGCTTTGAGGGAGCTGGAAGCTATTGCTGGGATTGTGGTTACAGCCAGTCACAATCCGCCAGAATATAACGGGTTTAAGGTTTACTGGGAAGATGGTGCTCAGGTAGCGACGGAAACAGCGGAAGCAATTATGGAGTCGATTAATCAGGTAGAGGAAATGAGCCAGATCAAGCAAATGCCTCAAAAAGAAGCCATAGAAAAAGAATTACAAGAGATTCTTGGAAAAGAAATGGATAAAAAGTATATGGATGCTGTCTTAGGGCAAAGTTTAAGAAAAGATGGGATCCAACGGATGGCGGACGGTTTTAAGGTGGTTTATACACCACTGCATGGTACAGGGACCTATCTGGTACCCGAAGTTTTGAGAAGAGCAGGATTTAAACAAGTGATCACAGAACCAAAGCAATCCGTGCCGGATCCAGATTTTTCTACAGTGAAATCTCCGAATCCAGAAGAAAAAGAAGCTTTTACGCTGGCGATCCAATTAGCCGAAAAAGAAAAAGCGGATCTGATTATAGGGACAGATCCTGATGGTGATCGAGTAGGTGCTTTGGTTAAAGATCATGAAGGGAATTACCAGGTGCTGACGGGTAATCAAACAGGTGCCCTTCTGGTGGAATATATTCTTAGGAGTCGTCAAGAATTGGAATCGCTACCTTCCAATTCACTTATCGTAAAAACCATTGTCACTAGCGAGATGGGAACAAAAATTGCTGAAAACTACGGAGTGGACGTTGAAAACACTTTGACAGGGTTTAAGTATATAGGTGATCGCATTAAATATTATGAAGAAAAAGGGAGTAAAACATTTCTAATGGGATGGGAAGAGTCCTATGGATATCTAGTGGGAACCTATGCCAGAGATAAGGATGCCATTGTGGCGGCTTTGTTGATTGCTGAAATGGCAGCTGTATACGCATTGGAAGGCAAGACCCTTTATGATGCCTTGCTTCAGCTATACCAAGAGTATGGAACCTATCGGGAGACTTTGAAATCCATCACCTTAAAAGGAAAAGATGGAATGGAAAGAATTACAACCATTATGAATCATCTTCGGAGCGAAGCGCCTAATCATCTTGGGAAAGACTCTATAGAAACCATCGAAGATTATAAGAAAATGCCTGGATTTCCTTCTTCTAACGTTATAAAGTTGATGATGAATCGAGAAGAATGGGTGTGTTTACGGCCTAGTGGGACAGAACCTAAACTCAAAATATATGCCGCTGCAAAAGGTGTAAGCATACAGAAAACAGATGAAAAACTACAGCAATGGGTAGAAGAGATTGAAAAAATGATCGCAAGGATTTAG